One genomic window of Chitinophagaceae bacterium includes the following:
- the ychF gene encoding redox-regulated ATPase YchF, translating to MGLQCGIVGLPNVGKSTLFNALSNAKAQAANFPFCTIEPNIGVITVPDQRLTELAKLVNPKKIVPTTVEIVDIAGLVKGASKGEGLGNQFLGNIRSTDAIIHVVRCFDDDNVIHVDGSVNPVRDKEIIDTELQLKDLETVEKRIAKQEKVSRTGDRDAKRIMESLQAYKSHLEAGKSARSVSLSEEDKASVADMFLLTAKPVLYVCNVDEGSVINGNKYTQQLIAAVKEEDAELLFISAAIEADIALLESFEDRKAFLHDLGLEESGVQKLIHGAYHLLKLRTYFTAGVQEVRAWTIKNGMVAPQAAGVIHSDFEKGFIRAEVIAYDDFIKYGSEAKCREVGRLRVEGKEYVVADGDVMHFLFNV from the coding sequence ATGGGTTTACAGTGTGGGATTGTAGGTTTACCGAATGTAGGGAAGTCAACTTTATTCAATGCATTATCGAATGCGAAGGCGCAAGCGGCCAATTTTCCATTCTGCACGATTGAACCTAATATAGGTGTGATAACAGTACCTGACCAGCGGCTTACAGAATTGGCTAAACTGGTGAACCCGAAAAAAATCGTTCCCACCACTGTAGAGATTGTTGACATTGCCGGACTCGTGAAAGGTGCGAGTAAGGGAGAAGGATTGGGCAATCAGTTTCTTGGGAATATACGCAGCACGGATGCCATTATTCACGTAGTGCGTTGCTTTGATGACGATAATGTGATTCATGTGGATGGTTCTGTAAATCCGGTTCGTGACAAGGAAATTATTGACACCGAATTGCAATTGAAGGACCTCGAGACTGTTGAGAAGCGGATTGCCAAACAGGAAAAAGTTTCGCGAACCGGTGATCGTGATGCTAAACGAATCATGGAATCATTACAGGCTTATAAATCACATCTGGAAGCCGGAAAATCAGCGCGTAGTGTTTCTTTGAGTGAAGAAGACAAAGCTTCAGTTGCCGATATGTTTTTGCTCACCGCAAAACCGGTGTTATACGTTTGCAACGTGGATGAAGGATCGGTTATTAACGGAAATAAATACACACAGCAATTGATAGCAGCAGTGAAAGAGGAAGATGCGGAATTACTTTTTATCAGCGCCGCTATCGAAGCTGACATTGCACTTTTAGAAAGTTTTGAAGACCGAAAAGCATTCTTGCACGACCTTGGGTTGGAGGAATCAGGAGTTCAGAAGCTGATTCACGGAGCATATCATTTATTAAAGCTGCGCACTTATTTTACTGCGGGTGTTCAGGAAGTGCGTGCATGGACTATTAAAAACGGGATGGTTGCACCGCAAGCGGCCGGTGTTATTCATTCTGATTTTGAAAAAGGATTTATCCGCGCTGAAGTAATTGCTTATGATGATTTCATAAAATATGGCAGCGAAGCAAAATGTCGTGAAGTTGGAAGATTGCGTGTGGAAGGCAAAGAATATGTGGTGGCGGATGGAGATGTGATGCATTTTCTCTTCAACGTTTGA
- a CDS encoding four helix bundle protein gives MATIKLFEELEIWQMARKYSKLIFKLSSSGEFSRDFKFKSQILSAAGSIMDNIAEGFERGGKLEFIQFLSIAKGSCGETQSQGYRAFDFNYISEDELNQLEISAKELGSKIGNLITYLNKSIIKGSKFKDRRI, from the coding sequence ATGGCAACTATTAAATTGTTTGAAGAGCTTGAAATATGGCAAATGGCAAGAAAATATTCCAAGCTTATTTTTAAGTTAAGCAGCTCTGGGGAATTTTCGCGTGACTTTAAGTTCAAAAGTCAGATTCTTAGTGCCGCGGGATCAATAATGGACAATATTGCTGAAGGATTTGAAAGAGGCGGTAAACTTGAGTTTATCCAGTTTCTTTCAATAGCGAAAGGTTCATGTGGCGAAACGCAATCTCAAGGTTACCGTGCCTTTGACTTCAATTATATTAGTGAGGATGAATTAAATCAACTTGAAATCAGCGCCAAAGAATTGGGTAGTAAAATTGGTAATCTAATTACCTATTTAAATAAATCAATAATCAAAGGATCAAAATTTAAAGACAGAAGGATTTAA